In a genomic window of Akkermansia massiliensis:
- a CDS encoding tetratricopeptide repeat protein, with the protein MRARLLLIPFIFSVPVHAQDVPSQAGANPPVQVEQVPVRDLSQLPMDGGWTYGELLGKAAAGDFRANMLAGEYWMGLYYLNRGDLPLACLEHMQHFFREAAAKSGHPAPKLMMTDPYGIFGIFKAQSMQPEHAEWLDACRKLAEKGDLDAVTALYTVTDLPEAELKRYLAPLEKKAASGDQDALAQLAFIRVDWLKEDPGKVLESLEKHRKNAKPVLLARMGELALSLGGGPSGNDPDGREWRNMAVQPLSQAAEKGHAAAMRLLAEMTKGTAAEQSGKLLAELRSRGDLETLLGDLSGCMKEKRGTVDGYLLQTLFDQARKLGSNNAYAWYAQLVSEAKPPQEQELRKAALDLLALHDERGMPFLKEPLSLPQKKLNQLPPYAKTHKELELASQLGDADSSVQLGELWKEELANTMDSIGKAHEAQENMRTWYKQAAEEGHPLAKLRLAQMENPDLMDKPAAEPARTLLNDCLAKAASGDFITLRGISEYVTPEQWEELTASLRKKAQEGDARSQADLAYLMLFSYRSEESGYPEALAWARLSAGQGDPCGMYVLGRALIYEFGLEKRMAEGDSWMFRGALKGHVDAADMWSSNNENLQPYSAMMHGLAARGHIPSLLFLANQAAYPQDTAETAAQNASRNTSHSAYQQVKLSLNSEEGNTPPWLRKPGQKDNAEDTLTDAGAVPPWMTPSGRERQAPAPKTINPEAVKFWEQAVELGSLTALDELANYYETVAGNVQDPAERQQLLASAMTAATALVKKEDVRGLKRLARYYEQGIGVQPNKELHKDYVLKAAATKDPEALVEKARLLIKGEDMEPDPKTAMDILTKLEQNQTHAVPGMYFLLGYLHEEGLGTPQDMALAYQFYIKGAEQDDAKSMNNLGSMYERGTGVAKDLAEARKWYEQAAELGNEDARANVERVKEKIKKKAGK; encoded by the coding sequence ATGCGTGCCCGTCTTCTGCTTATTCCCTTTATTTTTTCCGTTCCGGTTCATGCCCAGGACGTTCCGTCCCAGGCAGGGGCAAATCCACCCGTGCAGGTGGAGCAAGTCCCGGTCCGGGACCTTTCCCAGCTGCCCATGGACGGCGGCTGGACGTACGGGGAATTGCTCGGCAAGGCTGCCGCGGGAGACTTCCGGGCCAACATGCTGGCCGGGGAGTACTGGATGGGGCTTTATTACCTGAACCGGGGGGACCTGCCGCTGGCCTGCCTGGAGCACATGCAGCATTTCTTCCGTGAAGCGGCCGCCAAATCCGGTCATCCGGCTCCCAAGCTCATGATGACGGACCCCTACGGGATTTTCGGGATTTTCAAGGCGCAGTCCATGCAGCCGGAGCACGCGGAATGGCTGGACGCCTGCCGCAAGCTGGCCGAGAAGGGAGACCTGGACGCCGTCACGGCGCTGTACACCGTTACGGACCTGCCGGAAGCCGAGTTGAAGCGCTACCTCGCCCCTCTGGAAAAGAAAGCCGCCTCCGGCGACCAGGACGCGCTTGCCCAGCTCGCCTTTATCAGGGTGGACTGGCTGAAGGAAGACCCCGGCAAGGTGCTTGAGTCCCTGGAGAAGCACCGGAAAAACGCCAAACCGGTTCTTCTGGCCCGGATGGGGGAACTGGCCCTTTCCCTGGGCGGGGGACCCTCCGGCAACGATCCGGACGGCAGGGAGTGGCGGAACATGGCCGTCCAGCCCCTTTCCCAGGCCGCGGAGAAGGGACACGCGGCAGCCATGCGCCTGCTGGCGGAGATGACGAAGGGTACTGCCGCGGAGCAGTCCGGAAAGCTTCTGGCGGAATTGCGCTCCAGGGGAGATTTGGAAACCCTGCTGGGCGACCTCTCCGGCTGCATGAAGGAGAAAAGGGGAACCGTGGACGGCTACCTGCTCCAGACCCTGTTTGACCAGGCCCGCAAGCTGGGCAGCAATAATGCCTATGCCTGGTACGCCCAGTTGGTTTCCGAAGCGAAGCCACCGCAGGAGCAGGAGCTGCGCAAGGCCGCCCTGGACCTGCTGGCCCTTCATGACGAACGGGGCATGCCCTTCCTGAAGGAACCGCTTTCCCTTCCCCAGAAAAAGCTCAACCAGCTTCCCCCCTATGCCAAAACGCACAAGGAGCTGGAGCTGGCCTCCCAGCTTGGAGACGCGGATTCCAGCGTCCAGCTGGGCGAGCTGTGGAAGGAGGAACTGGCCAATACCATGGATTCCATAGGCAAAGCCCATGAAGCGCAGGAGAACATGCGCACGTGGTACAAGCAGGCGGCGGAAGAAGGACATCCCCTGGCCAAGCTGCGCCTGGCCCAGATGGAAAACCCGGATTTGATGGACAAGCCGGCCGCGGAACCCGCCAGAACGCTGCTGAACGACTGCCTGGCGAAAGCCGCCTCCGGGGACTTCATTACGCTGAGAGGCATTTCCGAATACGTCACGCCGGAACAGTGGGAGGAGCTGACCGCCAGCCTCCGCAAAAAAGCTCAGGAAGGGGACGCCCGCAGCCAGGCGGACCTGGCCTACCTGATGCTGTTCAGCTACAGGAGCGAGGAATCCGGCTATCCGGAAGCCCTGGCCTGGGCCCGGCTTTCCGCCGGACAGGGGGATCCCTGCGGCATGTACGTGCTGGGCCGCGCCCTTATTTACGAATTCGGCTTGGAAAAACGCATGGCGGAAGGGGATTCCTGGATGTTCCGGGGGGCCCTGAAGGGCCATGTGGACGCGGCGGACATGTGGAGCTCCAATAATGAAAACCTTCAGCCTTACAGCGCCATGATGCACGGCCTGGCGGCACGGGGCCACATTCCCTCCCTGCTCTTCCTCGCCAACCAGGCGGCCTATCCCCAGGATACGGCGGAAACGGCGGCGCAGAACGCCAGCCGGAATACCTCCCATTCCGCCTACCAGCAGGTCAAGCTGAGCTTGAATAGCGAGGAAGGAAACACCCCGCCGTGGCTCCGCAAGCCGGGGCAGAAGGATAACGCGGAAGATACGCTGACGGACGCCGGAGCCGTCCCCCCCTGGATGACGCCGTCCGGCAGGGAACGCCAGGCCCCTGCCCCGAAAACCATCAATCCGGAAGCCGTGAAGTTCTGGGAACAGGCCGTGGAACTCGGCAGCCTGACCGCCCTGGACGAATTGGCCAATTATTATGAAACCGTGGCCGGGAACGTGCAGGACCCTGCGGAACGGCAGCAGCTGCTGGCCTCCGCCATGACGGCGGCCACCGCGCTGGTGAAGAAGGAGGACGTGCGCGGCCTCAAGAGGCTGGCCCGGTATTACGAGCAGGGGATCGGCGTGCAGCCGAACAAGGAGCTTCACAAGGATTATGTGCTGAAAGCCGCCGCAACCAAAGACCCGGAAGCCCTGGTGGAAAAGGCGCGCCTGCTCATCAAGGGAGAGGATATGGAGCCGGACCCGAAAACGGCGATGGACATCCTGACCAAGCTGGAACAGAACCAGACGCATGCCGTGCCCGGCATGTATTTCCTGCTCGGCTACCTGCATGAGGAAGGGCTCGGCACTCCGCAGGATATGGCTCTGGCCTACCAGTTTTACATTAAGGGAGCGGAACAGGACGACGCCAAGTCCATGAACAACCTGGGCTCCATGTACGAACGCGGAACGGGCGTGGCCAAGGACCTGGCGGAAGCCAGGAAGTGGTATGAACAGGCGGCGGAGCTGGGGAATGAAGACGCCCGCGCCAATGTGGAGCGGGTGAAGGAAAAGATTAAGAAGAAGGCGGGGAAATAG
- a CDS encoding LamG-like jellyroll fold domain-containing protein, whose product MLGHISVLHNRALTVLSSPVALPVPADAWTGTGEMTCELWVRPDGDAASGAILSLGASTLSLNGGRLHLESGNAETPASVEASGQPFAAGTWHHVAVALGTENVSLYVDGTLAGTAPAAPYLASMKNGWTGLVLAAQFKGARDELRFWNAELGTGADDFFLTGPLPMAHPRYGRLVGLWRLDGDFRDAKWTEFADKTGSSFTRPYQAVTPSGTEFSIVTDNAAFRYMLVTGYVRESHIMWNWPSRPHMINNSDIIYIGAASAAANGDISFSYPDNDVTESRGVQLLPADGARTNVLEFTGEDAYMNVGNGLLAGSNANAFTIEVNLALSAGEQNVTLFENDSVSMTLAWADGHYKARLQAGSTAAWEADLPAVALHEYFWLAFIRNSTAGTGIFYVNGSPLQTAAVAAGEMNGTPNAVVGRNLKGKIDDMRVWHLARPVNRLGTEVQPNWNDRLIVAHWGNSDVFGRDTASWAEHVRTLRSMTEGVGGMRIRLGIAGGAWSAMLPAAAARQRFADGIRDLLKKYPLDGVDLDFEWLYQGDGKWTNYGQLAQAIRETNPDMFFSISLHTVAYWFPAAYMQYVDYFTFQNYGPAIDVNTYNSMVSACGKFRNQGFPDNKIILSAPFQGTPGTAGLPDGKKPGDYIKGYRDIAANCPEADNPDHDTAVYSYSGLNLTLHYNGVTTVKKKAKYISDQKLAGFMYWDMGLDVADASGSNNYFDRHSLLRAANRYVSSTSFPVTASPFGLSRVGASVPAAGGAVDVEIQMEEEALGWVVADSPEWISVSAASGIGRTTVILTASENKSAAGRSGTVVFRASDKQECAVTVTQAGADLAGYDKWVQDSFPPDATADRTAADAAPAGDGVTNLMKYATGLDPLKPCGSVTKVSVEEGVEGSRHLVLRWPVNPQAAEVKHEVEVSPDLVNWTSLGEVETAGKTSAEFRDAEPVQDSAMKRRFLRLKVTRENFSSPPCGGAFPPLLTPWKAKSVPARHGRNRERHIPMRAARTATHGRMHEP is encoded by the coding sequence ATGCTTGGTCACATCAGCGTGCTCCACAACAGGGCGCTGACCGTTCTTTCCTCCCCGGTGGCGCTTCCCGTGCCTGCGGATGCCTGGACCGGAACGGGGGAAATGACTTGCGAACTTTGGGTCAGGCCGGATGGGGACGCCGCCTCCGGCGCTATTCTTTCCCTGGGGGCTTCCACGCTCTCCCTGAACGGAGGCCGTCTGCATCTGGAATCCGGGAATGCGGAAACTCCCGCCTCCGTGGAGGCTTCCGGCCAGCCCTTCGCCGCCGGAACCTGGCACCATGTGGCCGTGGCCCTGGGAACGGAAAACGTCAGCCTGTATGTGGACGGAACATTGGCGGGAACCGCTCCTGCCGCGCCTTACCTGGCCTCCATGAAAAACGGCTGGACAGGCCTGGTGCTGGCTGCGCAGTTCAAGGGCGCCCGGGACGAACTGCGGTTCTGGAATGCGGAGCTGGGGACCGGAGCGGACGACTTTTTCCTGACGGGGCCGCTGCCCATGGCCCACCCCAGGTATGGCCGCCTGGTGGGGCTGTGGCGGCTGGACGGAGACTTCCGGGACGCCAAGTGGACGGAATTCGCGGATAAAACGGGCAGCTCCTTCACCCGCCCGTACCAGGCGGTGACGCCGTCCGGCACGGAATTCTCCATCGTCACGGACAACGCCGCCTTCCGCTACATGTTGGTGACCGGATACGTCCGCGAAAGCCATATCATGTGGAACTGGCCGTCCCGGCCCCACATGATCAATAACTCGGATATCATTTACATCGGCGCCGCTTCCGCCGCCGCCAATGGGGACATCAGCTTTTCCTACCCGGACAACGACGTGACGGAAAGCCGGGGCGTGCAGCTTCTCCCCGCTGACGGCGCGCGGACGAACGTTCTGGAATTCACCGGAGAAGACGCTTATATGAACGTGGGCAACGGACTGCTGGCGGGCAGCAATGCCAACGCGTTCACGATTGAAGTGAACCTGGCTCTATCCGCCGGGGAGCAGAACGTCACCCTGTTTGAAAACGACAGCGTGTCCATGACGCTGGCGTGGGCGGACGGCCATTACAAGGCGCGCCTGCAGGCGGGCTCCACGGCTGCCTGGGAGGCGGACCTGCCCGCCGTAGCCCTTCATGAATACTTCTGGCTGGCCTTCATCCGCAATTCCACGGCGGGGACGGGCATCTTTTACGTCAACGGTTCCCCCCTGCAGACGGCAGCGGTCGCCGCCGGGGAAATGAACGGCACGCCGAATGCCGTCGTGGGCCGGAACCTGAAGGGGAAAATAGACGACATGCGCGTGTGGCATCTGGCCCGGCCCGTCAACCGTTTGGGCACGGAAGTACAGCCCAACTGGAATGACCGTCTCATCGTGGCTCACTGGGGGAACAGCGACGTCTTCGGCCGTGATACCGCCTCCTGGGCGGAACATGTCCGCACGCTGCGCAGCATGACGGAAGGGGTGGGAGGCATGCGCATCCGCCTGGGCATTGCCGGAGGCGCGTGGAGCGCCATGCTGCCGGCTGCCGCCGCCCGCCAGAGGTTTGCGGACGGCATCAGGGACCTGTTGAAAAAATATCCGCTGGACGGCGTGGACCTGGACTTTGAATGGCTGTACCAGGGGGATGGAAAGTGGACCAACTACGGGCAACTGGCCCAGGCCATCCGGGAGACGAATCCGGACATGTTCTTTTCCATCTCCCTGCATACCGTCGCCTACTGGTTCCCCGCCGCGTACATGCAGTATGTGGACTACTTCACCTTCCAGAACTACGGGCCGGCCATTGACGTGAATACTTATAACAGCATGGTTTCCGCCTGCGGAAAATTCCGGAATCAGGGCTTTCCGGACAACAAAATCATCCTGAGCGCCCCATTCCAGGGAACGCCCGGAACCGCCGGGCTGCCTGACGGCAAAAAGCCGGGGGACTACATCAAGGGCTACAGGGACATAGCCGCCAACTGTCCGGAAGCGGACAACCCCGATCATGACACGGCCGTTTATTCCTATTCCGGCCTCAATCTGACGCTCCATTACAACGGCGTCACCACCGTCAAAAAGAAAGCCAAATACATCAGCGACCAGAAGCTGGCCGGCTTCATGTACTGGGACATGGGGCTGGACGTGGCGGACGCTTCCGGAAGCAATAACTACTTTGACCGCCATTCCCTCCTGCGCGCCGCCAACCGCTACGTGTCTTCCACGTCGTTTCCCGTCACGGCTTCACCGTTCGGCTTGTCCCGGGTGGGGGCGTCCGTTCCCGCCGCAGGAGGGGCGGTGGATGTGGAAATTCAAATGGAAGAGGAAGCCCTGGGCTGGGTGGTGGCGGACTCCCCGGAATGGATTTCCGTTTCCGCCGCTTCCGGCATCGGCCGGACCACGGTCATCCTGACGGCGTCGGAAAACAAATCTGCCGCCGGACGGTCCGGAACGGTGGTGTTCCGCGCTTCCGACAAGCAGGAATGCGCCGTCACCGTCACGCAGGCCGGGGCTGACCTGGCGGGCTATGACAAGTGGGTGCAGGACTCCTTCCCGCCGGACGCCACGGCGGACCGGACGGCTGCGGATGCCGCTCCCGCCGGGGACGGCGTCACCAACCTGATGAAATACGCCACGGGCCTGGACCCGCTGAAACCCTGCGGAAGCGTGACGAAGGTATCCGTGGAAGAAGGCGTTGAAGGAAGCAGGCATCTGGTGTTGCGGTGGCCGGTAAATCCTCAGGCGGCGGAGGTAAAGCATGAAGTGGAAGTCTCCCCGGACCTGGTTAACTGGACTTCCCTGGGGGAAGTGGAAACCGCCGGAAAAACGTCTGCCGAATTCCGGGATGCGGAGCCCGTGCAGGACAGCGCCATGAAGCGGCGCTTCCTGCGCCTGAAAGTGACACGGGAAAACTTCAGCAGCCCTCCTTGTGGAGGTGCCTTTCCGCCCCTGCTTACGCCTTGGAAAGCAAAATCCGTCCCGGCACGGCATGGCCGGAACAGGGAGCGCCATATACCCATGCGGGCGGCCCGAACAGCCACGCATGGCAGAATGCACGAACCTTGA
- the dnaB gene encoding replicative DNA helicase, whose product MTSFHDPSSAVLAGCRDIPQAPGPEKGVLALLVMDPATYMPQAVTFGVTEDFFYIPAHQLLWRLFLARYNANLPLDIISITQALADMRQLDAVGGSAGLADIYTFTTTGAYFEHYLRALRDKSLLRSIIDASTKSMTQAFDNPEDVAALLDAVETHIFQIRERAKNHADGQSLASIVKEAVTNFEQFIASKGQIQGLSTGFDQLDRKSNGLKPGDMFVIAARPSMGKTSFLLNIVEHIALNKKKPTLLFSCEMPAVQIAERLLFARSGVRRGEIVRRGTLTQLEMQHFKRAVSDLGAAQLVIDDTAAISINELRAKARRVMRDLGGLAAIGVDYLQLMRSTSKQAANSREREVAEISAGLKALAKELKVPVIVLAQLNRGPETRTGNSVGIPRMSDLRESGSIEQDADMIGLLYRSDYYADDEAQRQQLAGQASLHLAKNRNGPTGDIPLHFEAELMRFSTREPSPSTKQ is encoded by the coding sequence ATGACTTCCTTTCACGATCCTTCCTCCGCGGTTCTTGCCGGGTGCAGGGACATTCCCCAGGCCCCCGGCCCGGAAAAGGGCGTCCTGGCCTTGCTGGTCATGGACCCGGCGACTTACATGCCCCAGGCCGTCACGTTCGGCGTGACGGAGGATTTTTTCTACATCCCGGCCCACCAGTTACTGTGGCGGTTGTTCCTCGCCCGGTACAACGCCAATTTGCCCCTGGATATTATTTCCATAACGCAAGCTCTTGCGGACATGCGCCAGTTGGACGCCGTGGGGGGGAGCGCAGGCTTGGCGGACATTTACACGTTCACCACCACCGGGGCCTATTTTGAGCATTATCTCCGCGCCCTGCGCGATAAGTCCCTCTTGCGGTCCATTATTGACGCTTCCACCAAGTCCATGACGCAGGCCTTCGACAATCCGGAGGACGTGGCGGCCCTCCTGGATGCCGTGGAGACTCATATCTTTCAAATCCGGGAGCGGGCCAAGAATCACGCGGACGGCCAAAGTCTGGCTTCCATCGTCAAGGAGGCCGTCACCAACTTTGAACAGTTCATTGCCAGCAAGGGGCAGATTCAGGGGCTTTCCACTGGGTTTGACCAACTGGACCGCAAGAGCAACGGCCTCAAGCCTGGGGACATGTTCGTCATTGCGGCCCGGCCTTCCATGGGGAAGACTTCTTTTCTTCTTAATATCGTAGAGCATATCGCCCTGAACAAGAAGAAGCCAACCTTGCTTTTCTCGTGCGAAATGCCCGCCGTGCAGATTGCGGAGCGTCTTCTTTTCGCCCGTTCCGGCGTCCGCCGCGGGGAGATTGTCCGGCGCGGTACTCTCACCCAGTTGGAAATGCAGCATTTCAAGCGGGCCGTATCGGACCTTGGGGCGGCCCAGCTGGTCATTGACGATACAGCGGCCATTTCCATCAACGAGCTACGGGCCAAGGCCCGCCGCGTCATGCGGGACCTGGGGGGCCTTGCCGCGATTGGCGTAGACTACTTGCAACTGATGCGGTCCACGTCTAAGCAAGCCGCCAACAGCCGGGAACGCGAAGTCGCGGAAATCTCCGCGGGACTGAAAGCCCTGGCGAAGGAACTCAAGGTTCCGGTCATCGTCCTGGCCCAGCTTAACCGGGGACCGGAAACGCGCACCGGAAATAGCGTGGGGATTCCCCGCATGTCTGACCTGCGCGAGTCCGGTTCCATTGAGCAGGACGCGGACATGATAGGCTTGCTTTACCGTTCTGACTACTACGCGGACGACGAGGCCCAGCGGCAACAACTGGCAGGACAGGCCAGCCTTCACCTCGCCAAAAACCGCAACGGCCCCACCGGGGACATACCGCTCCACTTTGAAGCGGAACTCATGCGCTTCTCCACCCGTGAGCCGTCCCCTTCCACCAAGCAGTGA
- a CDS encoding glycosyltransferase family 2 protein has protein sequence MTTIYIPTYAGNGPEAVECVACASRTFPEARVIVADDSNSPMPEQYRDACSYGADIVTTDFDRGRNLNGPEAVRGILALLSNEAADDDIVLKVDPDTALIGRSWLQPMLTNPEIPFSACGDERQAAYGCCYALRGHIARELSAIMQDAPLSPICPEDITIGRYILDHYDGSKMYYPWTPERWDGLFTAWRWGCGGKAQATTYARRYDVVTTGNPCYSPFPSLARATVMSNLRRAAADLPPTLRRY, from the coding sequence ATGACTACTATATATATACCTACCTATGCGGGCAACGGCCCGGAGGCCGTGGAGTGTGTAGCGTGTGCCAGTCGGACGTTCCCGGAGGCGCGCGTCATTGTCGCTGATGATTCCAACTCACCCATGCCGGAGCAGTACCGGGACGCCTGTTCTTATGGTGCGGACATTGTCACGACGGATTTTGACCGCGGGCGCAACCTCAACGGCCCGGAGGCCGTCAGGGGGATTCTTGCGCTTTTGTCCAATGAGGCGGCGGATGATGATATTGTCCTCAAGGTTGACCCGGATACGGCCCTTATTGGCCGCTCCTGGCTTCAGCCCATGCTGACCAATCCGGAGATTCCTTTTTCCGCATGCGGGGACGAGCGGCAAGCCGCCTACGGTTGTTGCTACGCCCTCCGGGGCCATATCGCCAGGGAGCTTTCCGCCATCATGCAGGACGCCCCGCTTTCTCCTATTTGTCCGGAGGATATTACGATAGGCCGCTACATCCTGGACCACTACGACGGTAGCAAGATGTACTACCCGTGGACGCCGGAGCGGTGGGACGGCCTGTTTACCGCATGGCGGTGGGGATGCGGGGGCAAGGCCCAAGCAACCACCTACGCCCGACGCTATGACGTGGTCACGACGGGCAACCCCTGTTATTCCCCGTTTCCTTCCCTTGCCCGCGCGACGGTCATGTCCAACCTCCGCCGGGCCGCCGCGGACCTTCCGCCAACCCTTCGCCGCTACTGA
- a CDS encoding collagen-like protein, protein MIAAVANLSLARGTAYDVSLLIQDAAGVPLDLSAADLAATLKTGETVTSLDMTIAADGVVLVHIPPQGLGMLSWEVWLQAAPETPRERILSGLVTVAERIDPRDGGNPSTHRMIVRLSDAVTVSVDSVDLAWWAYEQARYMVEQDLTGPQGPQGPKGDAGEPGPQGLQGPKGETGEPGPQGPQGPKGETGEPGPQGPQGPKGDAGEPGKDGLTEEQLNARYGRLGASNTWSGAQSFLGGVTATGETTTLGNVITANISVQRIDVAGPASFSWGVTLAQSLTVEGLATLKGGLGVGGSIVCYDDYGIQASTITGLYISPDESGVELGHSGGSGFCRIKYNTADKYVDILLPIPGSALRLPRLAPIDIDGACAASTFQFGPNSIGFDPDNPTRATTSGTWNFGGATFSGGVTMEQSLNVEGDIFCKRLVLNDGLLILSSMGSEARVYANSGKMVISKANGVRNICIEFKDGIPLSTSITKTNAGSLGLTDKSLLNRAEGDARWAQVRTDLTEEQYAALPEKGATTFYITSDTGKVYIGTRALN, encoded by the coding sequence ATGATTGCCGCCGTTGCCAATCTGTCCCTTGCCAGGGGGACTGCCTATGACGTCTCCCTCCTTATCCAGGACGCAGCAGGCGTTCCCCTGGACCTGTCCGCCGCCGACCTCGCCGCCACGCTCAAGACAGGGGAAACCGTAACCAGCCTGGATATGACCATTGCCGCTGATGGGGTCGTTCTGGTGCATATCCCCCCTCAAGGTCTGGGGATGTTGTCCTGGGAAGTCTGGTTGCAGGCTGCACCGGAAACGCCCAGGGAACGCATCCTATCCGGATTGGTGACGGTGGCGGAACGGATTGACCCTAGGGATGGCGGCAACCCGTCCACACACCGTATGATTGTGCGCCTTAGCGACGCCGTGACCGTGTCCGTTGACTCCGTTGATCTGGCGTGGTGGGCCTATGAGCAAGCAAGGTACATGGTTGAACAGGATTTGACCGGGCCACAAGGCCCCCAGGGGCCGAAGGGGGACGCCGGGGAACCGGGACCGCAAGGACTCCAAGGGCCGAAGGGAGAAACCGGGGAACCGGGGCCGCAAGGCCCCCAGGGGCCGAAGGGGGAAACCGGGGAACCGGGGCCGCAAGGCCCCCAGGGGCCGAAGGGGGACGCCGGGGAACCGGGGAAAGACGGATTGACCGAAGAACAGCTTAATGCGCGGTATGGCAGACTGGGAGCAAGTAATACATGGTCTGGTGCTCAATCCTTCCTGGGGGGGGTTACGGCAACAGGCGAAACAACTACTCTTGGTAATGTCATCACGGCTAATATCTCTGTCCAGCGTATTGACGTTGCTGGTCCGGCGTCTTTTTCTTGGGGCGTCACTCTGGCGCAGTCTTTGACGGTGGAGGGGCTGGCAACCCTAAAGGGTGGTCTGGGGGTTGGCGGGTCCATTGTCTGCTATGATGATTATGGCATTCAAGCGTCGACAATAACCGGGTTGTACATTAGTCCGGACGAGAGCGGGGTGGAATTAGGTCATAGCGGTGGGTCAGGATTTTGCCGTATCAAATATAATACTGCGGACAAGTATGTAGATATTTTACTCCCTATTCCCGGCTCTGCTCTTCGCCTTCCACGGCTGGCTCCCATTGATATAGATGGGGCATGTGCGGCTAGTACTTTTCAATTTGGTCCTAATAGCATCGGTTTTGACCCGGACAATCCAACCAGGGCGACGACAAGTGGGACATGGAATTTTGGCGGGGCTACTTTTTCCGGAGGGGTGACGATGGAGCAATCGCTAAATGTGGAGGGCGATATTTTTTGCAAGAGGCTTGTTCTAAACGATGGGCTTCTAATATTGTCGTCCATGGGCAGTGAGGCTCGTGTGTATGCAAATTCTGGCAAAATGGTCATTAGCAAAGCTAACGGCGTTAGGAACATTTGTATTGAATTTAAAGATGGCATTCCCCTTTCGACGTCTATCACTAAGACAAATGCCGGAAGTCTTGGCCTTACTGACAAATCACTGCTTAACAGGGCAGAGGGAGATGCCCGCTGGGCTCAAGTCCGAACGGACTTGACAGAGGAACAATATGCCGCCCTCCCCGAAAAAGGCGCGACTACTTTTTATATCACGTCCGATACAGGGAAAGTCTATATCGGCACTAGAGCACTTAACTAA
- a CDS encoding phage protein Gp36 family protein, whose product MKTLLTESNLLASLTASQLADIRKQAPAGEDPVADNMLSAAALVDGYCQGREVPANLMTRWARDIAVFDLVKLLHKTTDDQRTAYDAALKALQEVRDGTFPFPSSCGKKSGAIAYGSNRKII is encoded by the coding sequence ATGAAAACACTCCTGACAGAATCCAACCTCCTGGCCTCCCTGACGGCCAGCCAGCTCGCCGACATCCGCAAGCAGGCCCCGGCAGGGGAAGACCCCGTGGCAGACAACATGCTCAGTGCGGCGGCCCTGGTGGATGGATATTGCCAGGGCCGCGAGGTTCCGGCCAATCTCATGACCAGATGGGCAAGGGATATCGCCGTGTTCGATCTGGTCAAGCTGCTGCACAAGACGACGGACGACCAGCGGACCGCCTATGATGCAGCACTTAAAGCCTTGCAGGAGGTTAGGGACGGCACGTTCCCTTTCCCCTCTTCCTGCGGCAAAAAATCCGGAGCCATTGCTTATGGCTCCAACCGTAAAATCATATGA